The proteins below are encoded in one region of Sporosarcina sp. FSL K6-1508:
- the mnmG gene encoding tRNA uridine-5-carboxymethylaminomethyl(34) synthesis enzyme MnmG codes for MPKFEAGTFDVIVIGAGHAGVEAALSAAKMGATTLVLTMNLDMIAFMPCNPSLGGPAKGIVVREIDALGGAMGKVIDKTHIQMRMLNTGKGPAVRALRAQADKVLYQQEMKRLLEEQDNLTLHQGVVEELIVEDNEVKGLITQVGAVYRAKTVIITTGTFLRGEVIIGDLKYSSGPNNQMPSIKLADNIRELGFDMVRFKTGTPPRVNSRTIDYSKTEIQPGDDTPWAFSYETTEFIMDQLPCWLTYTSPRTHEIINENLHLSPMYSGMIKGKGPRYCPSIEDKIVRFADKSRHQIFLEPEGRNTKEVYVQGLSTSLPEHVQKQLIASVPGLENAEMMRAGYAIEYDAIVPTQLWPTLETKKIRNLYTAGQLNGTSGYEEAAGQGIMAGINAAARALGKEERVLGRADAYIGVLIDDLVTKGTSEPYRLLTSRAEYRLLLRHDNADMRLTEIGYELGMISEERHEAYLVKKQQIEEEIVRLRKVTIKPTSNVQEVIRETGGSELREPMKAADLLKRPEIKYSQIERIVPPEEKRSAEVEEQVEIFIKYEGYIEKSMQQVDKMKKLENKKIPDNIDYNAISGIATEAKSVLSEVRPLSIAQASRISGVNPADISILLVYIEQGRIAKIPG; via the coding sequence ATGCCCAAATTTGAAGCAGGCACGTTCGATGTTATTGTTATTGGAGCCGGCCATGCGGGAGTTGAGGCGGCACTTTCCGCTGCCAAAATGGGTGCAACGACGCTCGTACTTACAATGAACCTCGATATGATCGCCTTTATGCCATGTAATCCGTCACTCGGCGGTCCCGCTAAAGGGATTGTCGTACGTGAAATTGATGCACTGGGCGGTGCAATGGGGAAAGTAATCGACAAAACTCACATTCAAATGCGGATGTTGAATACAGGGAAAGGACCTGCCGTACGAGCACTTCGTGCGCAAGCTGATAAAGTCCTTTACCAGCAGGAAATGAAACGTCTTCTTGAAGAACAGGACAATCTTACACTTCATCAAGGAGTGGTAGAAGAACTGATCGTAGAGGATAATGAAGTAAAAGGGTTAATTACACAAGTAGGAGCTGTATATCGTGCGAAAACAGTTATCATCACCACAGGTACTTTCCTGCGCGGTGAAGTTATTATCGGCGATCTGAAATACTCAAGTGGACCGAATAACCAAATGCCATCCATTAAGCTAGCGGATAATATTCGGGAACTTGGCTTTGACATGGTGAGATTCAAAACGGGAACTCCACCGCGTGTGAATAGCAGAACGATTGATTATAGCAAAACTGAAATCCAACCGGGAGATGATACGCCGTGGGCATTCAGTTATGAAACAACTGAATTTATCATGGATCAATTACCGTGTTGGTTAACATACACTTCTCCAAGAACACATGAAATTATAAACGAAAACCTTCACTTATCACCAATGTATTCAGGGATGATAAAAGGAAAAGGACCACGCTATTGCCCATCAATTGAAGATAAAATCGTACGCTTTGCTGATAAATCACGTCACCAAATTTTCCTTGAACCTGAAGGCCGCAACACGAAAGAAGTATATGTCCAAGGATTATCGACAAGCTTGCCGGAACACGTCCAAAAGCAACTGATCGCAAGTGTTCCAGGACTTGAAAATGCTGAAATGATGCGTGCAGGTTATGCAATTGAGTATGATGCAATCGTACCTACTCAACTATGGCCGACACTAGAAACGAAAAAAATTCGCAATCTATATACGGCCGGTCAGCTTAACGGTACATCTGGCTATGAAGAAGCAGCAGGCCAAGGAATAATGGCAGGTATAAATGCAGCAGCCCGTGCTCTTGGAAAGGAAGAACGTGTCCTCGGGCGCGCCGATGCATATATTGGCGTTCTTATAGATGACTTGGTTACAAAAGGGACAAGCGAGCCCTACAGACTTCTGACATCGCGTGCTGAATATCGACTTTTGTTACGTCATGACAATGCGGATATGCGCCTGACGGAAATTGGATATGAACTCGGGATGATCAGTGAAGAGCGACACGAAGCCTATCTCGTTAAAAAACAGCAAATTGAGGAAGAGATTGTCAGGTTGCGAAAAGTGACGATTAAACCTACTAGTAATGTTCAAGAAGTTATACGTGAAACGGGCGGTTCGGAACTTAGAGAACCGATGAAAGCAGCGGATCTTCTAAAACGACCTGAAATAAAGTATAGCCAGATAGAAAGAATAGTTCCACCAGAGGAAAAGAGATCCGCCGAAGTGGAAGAGCAAGTTGAAATCTTCATTAAGTATGAAGGCTATATTGAAAAGTCCATGCAACAAGTAGATAAAATGAAAAAATTGGAAAACAAAAAAATACCCGACAATATTGACTATAATGCAATATCTGGTATTGCGACGGAAGCGAAAAGTGTGCTGAGTGAAGTAAGACCTTTATCCATTGCGCAAGCGTCTCGCATATCTGGTGTTAATCCTGCCGACATATCTATCCTTCTTGTCTATATTGAACAAGGAAGAATCGCCAAGATTCCAGGTTAA
- the rsmG gene encoding 16S rRNA (guanine(527)-N(7))-methyltransferase RsmG has protein sequence MNVEQFIQALKEQGIELNEIQIAQFSQYFKLLVEWNEKMNLTAITDAPSVYLKHFYDSISAAFYINLNDRKTICDVGAGAGFPSIPLKICFPNLEVTIVDSLNKRIGFLKNLAEELQLENVHFVHARAEDFGQDIKYRENFDIVTARAVARLSVLAELCIPLVKKDGIFIAMKGAAADDELADAKKALSVLGATIKEQHSFTLPVENSERNIFVFDKEKITPKKYPRKPGVPSKSPIQ, from the coding sequence ATGAATGTAGAGCAATTTATACAGGCATTGAAAGAACAAGGTATTGAACTGAATGAAATACAAATTGCACAGTTTAGCCAGTATTTTAAACTTCTGGTAGAATGGAATGAAAAGATGAATTTGACGGCGATTACGGATGCGCCATCAGTTTACTTAAAACATTTCTATGACTCAATTTCTGCTGCTTTTTACATTAATTTGAATGATAGAAAAACAATTTGTGATGTAGGGGCAGGAGCAGGATTTCCAAGTATCCCTTTGAAAATTTGTTTTCCGAACCTAGAAGTAACAATTGTCGATTCATTAAATAAAAGGATCGGTTTTCTTAAAAATCTAGCTGAAGAACTTCAACTAGAAAATGTTCACTTCGTTCATGCAAGGGCAGAAGACTTTGGACAAGACATAAAGTATCGTGAAAATTTTGATATTGTTACCGCACGCGCAGTTGCACGTCTTTCTGTTTTAGCGGAGTTATGCATACCCCTCGTTAAAAAAGATGGAATCTTCATTGCGATGAAAGGCGCAGCGGCGGATGATGAACTCGCAGATGCAAAAAAAGCACTTTCCGTTCTCGGAGCTACCATCAAAGAACAACATTCATTCACTTTGCCCGTTGAAAACAGTGAACGGAATATCTTTGTTTTCGATAAAGAGAAAATCACTCCTAAAAAGTATCCTCGTAAACCGGGTGTTCCAAGTAAGTCGCCGATTCAGTAA
- the noc gene encoding nucleoid occlusion protein, translating to MKSPFSRFFGSGDKELDPLVREEVVHHEIIEQVNIELVKPNKYQPRTIFSEEKIEELARTIHTHGVIQPIVIRKIDDEKYEIIAGERRYRAMKKLGWSEVPAIIRNLDDKETASIALIENLQREELTAIEEAYAYEKLLELHSLTQEALAQRLGKGQSTVANKLRLLKLPDDIKNGILKKEISERHARALIPIKDSELQSQLYKEVIEQQLNVKQLEARITQVLHPPENVKDKKTAPRRKSVSKDVRIALNTIRQSLVLVTKSGIDIKTEEEDSEEFYTITVKIPKKK from the coding sequence ATGAAAAGTCCGTTTTCACGATTTTTTGGAAGTGGGGATAAGGAATTAGATCCACTAGTAAGAGAAGAGGTTGTTCATCACGAAATAATTGAACAGGTGAATATAGAGTTAGTAAAACCGAATAAGTACCAACCCCGTACAATCTTTTCAGAGGAGAAGATTGAAGAACTTGCTAGAACAATCCATACACATGGTGTCATACAACCCATTGTCATTCGGAAAATAGATGACGAGAAATATGAAATCATCGCGGGAGAACGTAGATATCGAGCAATGAAAAAGCTGGGATGGTCCGAAGTTCCGGCAATTATCCGAAACCTCGATGACAAAGAAACTGCATCCATTGCACTGATTGAAAACTTACAACGTGAAGAATTGACCGCAATTGAAGAGGCATATGCCTATGAAAAGCTTCTTGAACTTCATTCATTAACACAGGAAGCGCTTGCCCAAAGACTCGGAAAAGGTCAGTCAACCGTTGCCAATAAATTACGTTTATTAAAATTGCCAGATGACATCAAAAATGGAATCTTAAAAAAAGAAATTTCAGAGCGACATGCAAGAGCGCTTATTCCTATTAAAGATAGCGAGTTACAGTCGCAATTGTACAAGGAAGTTATTGAACAACAGTTGAATGTTAAACAACTTGAAGCAAGAATTACTCAAGTTTTACATCCGCCAGAAAATGTAAAAGATAAAAAGACGGCTCCTCGGCGAAAATCAGTCAGTAAGGATGTCCGAATTGCACTCAATACTATTAGGCAATCACTAGTTTTAGTGACTAAAAGTGGAATCGATATAAAAACAGAAGAAGAAGATTCAGAGGAATTTTATACGATCACTGTTAAAATTCCAAAAAAGAAATAA
- a CDS encoding ParA family protein — MGRIIAIANQKGGVGKTTTSVNLSACLAHIGKKVLLIDTDPQGNATSGVGVNKGDVQQCIYDILIDDVNIKDVICSTKVENLDIVPATISLAGAEIELVSTISREVRMKHAIQEAKDMYDYIIIDCPPSLGLLTINALTAADSIIIPVQCEYYALEGLSQLLSTIRLVQKHLNENLMIDGVLLTMFDARTNLGIQVIDEVKKYFQDKVYKTIIPRNVRLSEAPSHGEPIIVYDSRSRGAEVYLDLAKEVVRNG; from the coding sequence GTGGGCAGAATTATAGCAATTGCCAATCAAAAAGGAGGCGTCGGAAAAACGACAACATCCGTAAATCTAAGTGCTTGCCTTGCTCATATAGGCAAAAAGGTCCTATTGATTGACACCGATCCACAAGGGAATGCGACAAGCGGGGTAGGTGTTAACAAGGGGGATGTTCAACAATGCATTTATGATATATTAATAGATGATGTCAACATCAAAGACGTTATTTGCTCGACGAAGGTAGAAAACCTTGATATCGTACCGGCAACAATTTCATTGGCGGGAGCGGAAATTGAACTAGTTTCTACAATCTCAAGAGAAGTTCGGATGAAACATGCCATTCAAGAAGCGAAAGATATGTATGATTACATTATTATAGATTGCCCGCCATCACTTGGATTACTGACAATAAATGCATTAACTGCCGCAGATTCAATTATCATCCCTGTTCAGTGTGAATATTATGCGCTTGAAGGATTAAGCCAACTATTAAGTACAATTAGGCTTGTTCAAAAACACTTAAATGAAAATTTAATGATCGATGGTGTCTTGCTTACAATGTTTGATGCAAGGACGAATCTGGGGATTCAGGTCATAGATGAAGTTAAAAAGTACTTTCAGGATAAAGTTTATAAAACAATTATTCCGCGAAATGTACGATTGAGTGAGGCACCAAGTCATGGTGAACCGATTATAGTCTATGATTCACGATCACGAGGAGCAGAAGTATATTTAGACTTGGCAAAGGAAGTGGTACGCAATGGCTAA
- a CDS encoding ParB/RepB/Spo0J family partition protein, with the protein MAKGLGKGLNALFPGESLAKVESVEHIHVKSIKVNPYQPRKVFDKNAIQELSASIKEHGILQPIILRKVGTAYEIVVGERRFRAAQMAVLTEVPAVVRILTDEETMEFAILENLQREDLTPIEEAEAYHNLMETLGLTQEQLAFRLGKSRPHIANHVRLLSLPEKIRNYITAGKLSMGHGRTLLGLRKKEQIALVAERTLKEGLNVRQLEKLVQRMNEDVPRETKPEKSKDLFLAERESNLRDYFGTNVSIKKTKNKGKIEIEFFSEDDLERILELLNE; encoded by the coding sequence ATGGCTAAGGGCCTTGGAAAAGGATTGAATGCTTTATTTCCTGGAGAGTCACTGGCGAAAGTAGAATCTGTCGAACATATTCATGTGAAAAGTATTAAGGTTAATCCATACCAACCAAGAAAAGTATTCGATAAAAATGCTATTCAAGAATTAAGTGCTTCCATTAAAGAACATGGTATCCTGCAGCCAATTATTCTTCGAAAAGTTGGAACTGCATACGAAATCGTGGTTGGTGAAAGACGATTCCGGGCGGCACAAATGGCGGTTCTTACTGAAGTTCCAGCAGTTGTACGTATCTTGACGGACGAAGAAACAATGGAGTTTGCAATCCTTGAAAACTTGCAGCGTGAAGATTTAACTCCGATCGAAGAGGCAGAAGCTTATCATAACCTTATGGAAACGCTAGGTCTTACACAAGAACAGTTAGCATTTAGACTTGGTAAAAGCCGGCCTCATATTGCAAACCATGTCCGTTTACTTTCCTTGCCTGAAAAAATAAGAAATTACATTACAGCAGGCAAACTGTCAATGGGACATGGTCGGACATTACTTGGTCTCCGTAAGAAAGAACAAATTGCCCTCGTTGCAGAACGGACACTTAAAGAGGGACTTAATGTCCGACAACTTGAGAAGCTGGTCCAAAGGATGAATGAAGATGTTCCACGTGAAACTAAACCGGAGAAAAGTAAGGATCTATTTCTAGCTGAGCGAGAATCAAATTTGCGTGATTACTTTGGTACGAATGTGTCAATCAAGAAAACAAAAAATAAAGGGAAAATAGAAATCGAATTTTTCTCTGAAGATGATCTGGAGCGTATACTTGAATTATTAAACGAATAA
- a CDS encoding DUF554 domain-containing protein, producing MILFGTIINALLIVVGAFVGRFLHNIPERMKETVMYGIGLAVAVIGIQMTFESTQVLIVIISIVVGAVIGEWMDLDKKVNDLGHWMESKIPANDKGPGISQGFVTATLIFVIGSMAIIGAIDSGLRNDHDVLVTKGIIDGFTAIILSSTLGIGVAFAAIPVILYQGLITLFSTQISRFVPDDLLDFFISEMTATGGLMILAIGLNLIGLTKVRVANLIPGIFVVGVAVTIVHFF from the coding sequence ATGATTTTATTCGGCACAATTATAAATGCTCTTTTAATAGTTGTTGGTGCATTCGTAGGTCGATTTCTACACAATATACCGGAGCGGATGAAAGAAACCGTCATGTATGGGATTGGACTTGCAGTTGCCGTTATTGGGATACAAATGACATTTGAAAGTACACAAGTCCTGATTGTCATTATTAGTATCGTGGTTGGAGCGGTAATTGGTGAGTGGATGGATCTTGATAAGAAAGTGAATGATCTAGGACACTGGATGGAGAGTAAGATACCGGCAAATGATAAAGGCCCGGGCATCTCACAAGGGTTTGTTACAGCTACATTAATTTTTGTTATTGGTTCAATGGCAATCATTGGAGCTATTGATAGCGGGCTGAGAAATGATCATGATGTCCTTGTGACGAAAGGGATTATTGATGGTTTTACTGCTATCATTTTAAGCTCAACACTAGGCATAGGGGTTGCATTTGCGGCAATTCCAGTGATTCTTTATCAAGGATTAATTACGTTATTTTCTACCCAAATTAGTCGCTTTGTTCCAGATGATTTACTGGATTTCTTCATCTCTGAAATGACGGCGACAGGCGGTTTGATGATTTTGGCAATCGGTCTGAATTTAATTGGTTTGACTAAAGTGAGAGTTGCTAATCTGATTCCAGGTATTTTTGTTGTCGGAGTTGCTGTTACTATCGTTCATTTCTTTTGA
- the yyaC gene encoding spore protease YyaC translates to MRATLVSPYDYRIHYKETGAVWKLSSFFLQHIPFNTQDLIFFCIGTDRSTGDSLGPLTGSFLSESPLFPYTVIGTLESPLHALNLQQHIDETRLTNPAAFIVAIDACLGQVSSIGQLLFNNGPIHPGKAVGKELPPVGDVSIKGIVNIAGFMEHAVLQSTRLYLPYEMSRTIARALQLAHGRQKSKEMNDSNSNSDNKNTWNQISNSHFSQTN, encoded by the coding sequence ATGCGAGCTACTCTTGTTTCACCATACGATTACAGGATCCATTACAAGGAAACAGGTGCTGTTTGGAAGCTTAGTTCGTTCTTCCTCCAACATATTCCGTTCAATACGCAAGACCTTATTTTTTTCTGCATCGGAACTGATCGATCCACAGGCGATTCGCTAGGACCCCTGACTGGTTCTTTCCTATCTGAGTCTCCACTGTTTCCGTACACCGTAATCGGCACATTAGAAAGTCCGCTACATGCCTTAAATTTGCAGCAGCATATAGATGAAACCAGACTCACCAATCCTGCCGCTTTCATTGTAGCAATTGACGCTTGCCTGGGACAAGTCAGCTCCATCGGTCAGCTACTTTTCAATAATGGTCCCATACACCCGGGAAAAGCTGTTGGTAAAGAGCTCCCTCCTGTCGGAGATGTCTCTATTAAAGGCATCGTCAATATTGCCGGGTTTATGGAACATGCTGTTTTGCAAAGTACCCGTCTCTACCTTCCATATGAGATGAGCCGCACCATCGCTAGGGCACTACAGCTGGCCCATGGACGTCAGAAGTCAAAAGAAATGAACGATAGTAACAGCAACTCCGACAACAAAAATACCTGGAATCAGATTAGCAACTCTCACTTTAGTCAAACCAATTAA
- a CDS encoding mechanosensitive ion channel family protein has protein sequence MELTALKDIIDIPKEFEEAGKFLFDQEFWMGIGMVALKIIFIILLAIIVVNVGKAVIGRIFKVKLKGPLRHSERREKTLVKLLQNTLAYVIYFSAILAILSEFSIDVKGLLAGAGVLGLAVGFGAQSLVKDIITGFFIIFEDQFSVGDYVKIGIAEGTVEEIGLRTTKIKSFTGEISILPNGTISQVVNYSMENSLAIVDVAIPFEVGVDKTEKLIKSYLSTLLTTNSDFINVPKLIGAHDFTETEIIVRIIAETKPMRHFDSARTISVGLKKYLEHQGIEIPYPTLVTKSFATD, from the coding sequence GTGGAGTTAACTGCATTAAAGGATATTATAGATATACCAAAGGAATTTGAAGAAGCGGGAAAGTTTTTGTTTGACCAGGAATTTTGGATGGGTATTGGCATGGTTGCACTTAAAATAATCTTCATTATTCTGCTTGCAATCATTGTTGTTAACGTAGGTAAGGCCGTTATTGGCCGCATATTTAAAGTGAAGTTGAAAGGCCCATTGCGCCATTCAGAACGGCGTGAGAAAACATTGGTAAAACTGCTGCAAAATACGTTGGCTTACGTTATCTATTTTTCAGCTATCCTTGCCATTCTTTCCGAGTTTTCGATTGACGTAAAAGGATTACTTGCCGGAGCAGGAGTACTAGGACTTGCTGTCGGGTTTGGGGCACAAAGTCTTGTGAAAGATATTATCACAGGATTTTTCATCATTTTTGAAGACCAATTTTCAGTTGGAGATTACGTAAAAATTGGTATTGCAGAAGGAACTGTAGAAGAAATTGGATTAAGAACTACAAAAATTAAAAGCTTTACTGGAGAAATCTCCATTTTACCAAATGGGACGATCAGCCAGGTCGTTAATTATTCTATGGAAAACTCATTGGCCATTGTCGATGTAGCGATACCTTTTGAAGTGGGTGTGGATAAGACAGAAAAACTGATTAAAAGCTACTTATCAACATTGTTGACAACTAACTCGGACTTCATCAATGTCCCGAAATTAATTGGGGCTCATGATTTTACCGAAACTGAAATTATTGTCAGAATTATTGCGGAAACAAAACCGATGCGTCATTTTGATAGTGCAAGAACAATTAGTGTTGGATTGAAGAAGTACTTGGAGCACCAGGGAATCGAAATTCCGTATCCGACATTAGTGACAAAATCATTTGCTACTGACTAA
- a CDS encoding DUF951 domain-containing protein: MEGKVFGLNDVVEMKKQHPCGTNSWKIIRMGADIRIKCEGCGHSVMIPRNEFLKKMKKVLIKAES; the protein is encoded by the coding sequence ATGGAAGGTAAAGTATTCGGATTGAACGATGTTGTAGAAATGAAAAAGCAGCATCCATGCGGAACGAACTCATGGAAAATTATTCGAATGGGAGCAGATATTCGAATAAAATGTGAAGGCTGTGGGCATAGCGTCATGATACCGCGTAATGAGTTTTTGAAAAAAATGAAAAAAGTGCTTATAAAAGCTGAATCATAA
- the ychF gene encoding redox-regulated ATPase YchF, whose product MALTAGIVGLPNVGKSTLFNAITKAGAEAANYPFCTIDPNVGIVEVPDERLDKLTELVTPKKTVPTAFEFTDIAGIVEGASKGEGLGNKFLMHIREVDAICQVVRCFVDENITHVSGKVDPIDDIEIINLELILADMETIEKRLARVTKMVKQKDKVAIAEEPILIKLKEAFENEKPARSVEFTDEEFILAKGMNLLTIKPMLYVANVSEDEIADADNNENVKTVREFAEKDNAQVIVVCAKIEEEMAELEDDEKAMFLEELGIKESGLDQLIKASYKLLGFATYFTAGVQEVRAWTFRKGMKAPQCAGIIHTDFERGFIRAETVAYEDLVATGSMTAAKEAGKVRLEGKEYIVKDGDVMLFRFNV is encoded by the coding sequence ATGGCATTAACAGCTGGAATCGTCGGTCTACCAAACGTAGGTAAATCTACACTATTCAATGCGATTACAAAAGCAGGGGCAGAGGCGGCGAACTATCCGTTCTGTACAATTGATCCGAACGTTGGAATCGTTGAAGTACCTGATGAAAGACTAGATAAACTGACAGAGCTTGTTACACCGAAAAAAACTGTTCCAACTGCATTCGAATTTACAGATATTGCTGGAATCGTTGAAGGGGCAAGTAAAGGAGAAGGGTTAGGGAATAAATTCCTTATGCACATTCGTGAAGTGGATGCAATCTGCCAAGTTGTCCGTTGTTTCGTTGACGAAAATATTACGCACGTATCTGGTAAAGTTGATCCAATTGATGATATTGAAATCATCAATCTAGAACTGATTCTTGCTGATATGGAAACAATCGAAAAGCGATTGGCACGTGTTACCAAAATGGTGAAACAGAAAGACAAAGTTGCAATTGCAGAAGAGCCAATCTTAATTAAACTAAAAGAAGCATTCGAGAATGAAAAGCCAGCCCGTTCTGTTGAGTTCACGGATGAAGAATTTATCCTCGCTAAAGGGATGAACCTTCTGACGATCAAACCAATGTTGTATGTGGCAAATGTTTCGGAAGATGAAATTGCAGACGCGGATAATAATGAGAACGTTAAAACGGTTCGCGAATTTGCGGAAAAAGACAATGCGCAAGTAATCGTTGTCTGTGCGAAAATCGAAGAGGAAATGGCTGAACTTGAAGATGATGAAAAAGCGATGTTCCTTGAAGAACTCGGTATCAAGGAATCAGGTCTTGATCAGCTTATCAAGGCGTCCTACAAACTTCTAGGATTTGCAACTTACTTCACAGCGGGTGTACAAGAAGTTCGTGCTTGGACGTTCCGTAAAGGGATGAAAGCACCTCAATGTGCCGGCATTATTCATACTGACTTCGAGCGTGGTTTCATCCGTGCTGAAACGGTTGCATATGAAGATCTTGTTGCGACGGGATCGATGACTGCTGCCAAAGAGGCCGGCAAAGTCCGTCTGGAAGGTAAAGAATACATCGTTAAAGACGGCGACGTTATGCTGTTCCGTTTTAACGTTTAA
- a CDS encoding DUF3267 domain-containing protein, translating into MNEFPESDKIIEIDLPRVAKNSLTITVAAALFLWALKIFIERDFLFSLGLWTIVLFVSGYILLIILHELFHLLGFRVFGGVPWKKMVVGVNLKMGIAYATTDQLMTNHAIRKALLLPFWMTGILPAVIGLSVGSGLLVSLSALLIGGAAGDFAMYKELRKLPDDWFVRDDPELPKLYVYSPDKINGLG; encoded by the coding sequence GTGAACGAGTTCCCTGAATCAGACAAAATAATCGAGATTGATTTACCTAGGGTGGCTAAAAATAGCTTAACTATAACTGTGGCGGCTGCCCTTTTTTTATGGGCTTTGAAAATTTTTATTGAAAGAGATTTTTTGTTCTCACTTGGCTTATGGACTATTGTTCTTTTCGTTTCAGGTTATATTCTGTTGATTATCCTGCATGAATTATTTCATCTTCTTGGTTTTCGTGTATTTGGAGGAGTTCCATGGAAAAAGATGGTTGTTGGTGTCAATCTTAAAATGGGTATTGCATATGCAACAACCGATCAACTCATGACAAATCACGCTATACGAAAAGCGCTGTTGCTCCCCTTTTGGATGACAGGTATTCTGCCTGCCGTAATCGGTCTTTCTGTGGGCAGTGGATTGTTAGTCAGCCTGTCTGCTTTACTGATAGGCGGGGCGGCCGGTGACTTCGCAATGTATAAAGAGTTGCGCAAACTTCCGGATGACTGGTTCGTAAGAGATGACCCCGAGTTGCCAAAGCTCTATGTCTATTCACCCGACAAGATCAATGGATTGGGGTAA
- the rpsF gene encoding 30S ribosomal protein S6 yields MRKYEIMYIIRPTVEDEAKKALIERFNDVLLTNGAENIESKEWGKRRLAYEIDDLREGFYQLIKLNAETKAIDEFTRLANINEDILRHMTVRIED; encoded by the coding sequence ATGAGAAAGTACGAAATTATGTACATTATCCGCCCAACAGTAGAAGATGAAGCGAAAAAAGCGTTGATTGAACGTTTTAACGATGTTCTTCTTACTAACGGTGCAGAAAACATCGAGTCGAAAGAGTGGGGCAAGCGCCGTCTTGCTTACGAAATCGACGATCTACGTGAAGGTTTCTATCAACTAATTAAGTTGAATGCTGAAACTAAAGCAATCGATGAATTTACACGTCTTGCGAACATCAACGAAGATATTCTTCGTCATATGACTGTCCGCATTGAAGACTAA
- the ssb gene encoding single-stranded DNA-binding protein has translation MINRVVLVGRLTKDPELKYTQTGIAVTRFTLAVNRAFQSASGEREADFISCVAWRKQAENVANFLKKGSLVGVDGRIQTGSFEGQDGKRVYTTEVVADSTQFLEPRNASGENRAGSGGGAPYQGSQQSGQPSYQNQQPSQQYQQPNQQNYTRTDEDPFSTGGGPIEVSDDDLPF, from the coding sequence ATGATTAACCGAGTTGTTTTAGTAGGGCGATTGACAAAAGATCCTGAACTCAAGTATACACAAACTGGTATTGCTGTGACTCGTTTTACGTTAGCAGTGAATCGTGCTTTTCAAAGTGCCTCAGGCGAAAGAGAAGCTGATTTCATCAGTTGTGTAGCTTGGAGAAAACAAGCTGAAAACGTTGCAAACTTCTTGAAAAAGGGAAGTCTTGTCGGAGTAGATGGCCGTATTCAGACGGGCAGCTTTGAAGGACAAGATGGAAAGCGTGTTTATACTACAGAAGTTGTGGCAGACAGCACGCAGTTTCTTGAACCGCGCAATGCATCTGGTGAAAATAGAGCGGGATCCGGCGGCGGAGCACCTTACCAGGGTTCTCAGCAAAGTGGACAACCGAGCTATCAGAATCAGCAGCCTAGTCAACAATATCAACAACCTAATCAGCAAAACTATACACGCACTGACGAAGATCCATTCTCGACAGGCGGAGGTCCGATAGAAGTATCGGACGACGATCTGCCGTTCTAA
- the rpsR gene encoding 30S ribosomal protein S18, with translation MAPRRGGKRRRKVCYFTSNNITKIDYKDTDLLKKFISERGKILPRRVTGTSAKYQRKLTLAIKRSRIMALLPFSSEER, from the coding sequence ATGGCACCACGTCGTGGAGGAAAGAGACGCCGTAAAGTTTGTTATTTCACATCAAACAACATTACTAAAATCGATTATAAAGATACAGACCTGCTTAAGAAATTTATTTCTGAGCGTGGAAAAATCTTGCCTCGCCGGGTAACTGGTACAAGCGCGAAGTATCAGCGTAAACTGACACTTGCAATCAAACGCTCACGTATCATGGCACTTCTTCCATTCAGTTCGGAAGAAAGATAA